From Streptomyces sp. Edi4, one genomic window encodes:
- a CDS encoding 2-dehydropantoate 2-reductase — protein sequence MNTSKLTLAVLGPGGVGGLIAALLARAEHRVICLAGDRTADVLRRDGLRVDSEQYGAFTAAVEADTRLREPVDAVFVTVKQTALDEALDRVPADVLGAAVVVPLLNGVDHLAVLRRRLPSAQIVAGTIRVEATRTAPGRIAHTSPFTQLELGAPVVEFAEVLRQAGLDVSVRDNESAVLWDKLAFLAPFALLTTRHRADVGTVRSGHRAELLAVLDEVAAVARAGGAPVTAEGLLSLFDRIPETMKSSMQRDAEAGLPLELDAIGGAVLRAGAAHGFATPATARLVAEVAQSTGRVA from the coding sequence GTGAACACGAGCAAGCTGACCTTGGCGGTTCTTGGCCCGGGCGGCGTCGGCGGGCTGATCGCCGCGCTGCTGGCCCGCGCGGAACACCGTGTCATCTGCCTGGCCGGAGACCGGACGGCCGACGTGCTGCGCCGGGACGGCCTGCGCGTCGACAGTGAGCAGTACGGCGCGTTCACGGCGGCGGTCGAGGCCGACACGCGGCTGCGCGAGCCCGTGGACGCGGTCTTCGTGACGGTCAAGCAGACCGCGCTCGACGAAGCACTCGACCGCGTCCCCGCGGACGTACTGGGCGCGGCGGTGGTGGTCCCGCTGCTCAATGGCGTCGACCATCTCGCAGTGCTGCGCCGGCGCCTGCCCTCGGCCCAGATCGTCGCGGGCACCATCCGGGTCGAGGCCACCCGGACCGCGCCCGGCCGCATCGCCCATACCAGTCCGTTCACCCAGCTCGAACTCGGCGCCCCCGTCGTCGAGTTCGCGGAAGTCCTGCGCCAGGCCGGCCTGGACGTGAGCGTACGGGACAACGAGAGCGCGGTGCTCTGGGACAAGCTCGCCTTCCTCGCCCCGTTCGCCCTGCTGACCACCCGGCACCGGGCGGACGTCGGAACCGTCCGCTCCGGGCACCGCGCCGAACTGCTCGCCGTCCTCGACGAGGTGGCCGCGGTGGCCCGCGCCGGGGGCGCGCCCGTGACCGCCGAAGGGCTGCTCTCGCTCTTCGACCGCATTCCCGAAACGATGAAGTCCTCGATGCAGCGCGACGCCGAAGCCGGCCTGCCGCTGGAACTCGACGCCATCGGCGGAGCCGTCCTGCGTGCCGGGGCGGCGCACGGCTTCGCCACCCCGGCCACCGCCCGTCTGGTCGCCGAGGTGGCACAGTCCACGGGGCGGGTGGCCTGA
- a CDS encoding RICIN domain-containing protein, translated as MSTAAAAAANGEHSAPPIRTVAGTGNPGFKGEKEPAVSAELNRPYGVVVDSIGTVYFSDSDNHRVRRITSDGKISTFAGSGAAGFDGDGGSAVSARLNSPHGVAVDGAGNVYVADADNNRVRRVTVDGKISTFAGSGAAGFDGDGGPAVSARLNSPHGVAVDGAGNVYVADADNNRVRRVTVDGKISTFAGSGAAGFDGDGGPAVSARLNSPHGVAVDGAGNVYVADADNNRVRKVTVDGKISTFAGSGAAGFDGDGGPAVSAQLDCPLGVVVDSAGILYVSDHNNHRVRKVTADGTISTVAGTGADGCGGDGGPAASAELNYPLGLAVDCVDALYIADYVNNRVRKVASAKMAGLPESGTVVSWANVRSRLRMGIVRESTKDGAEVQQLLAASRDHQRWRLVAAGQDDGDVLYRIENVRSGKVLEIVGAQERSGAVVAQRASEGADARHQQWRLIPVGSARDVPRVYEIANHNSGLLLRVDTNARAVIKQDEAQGDHRARQWQLLPL; from the coding sequence ATGAGCACTGCCGCCGCGGCAGCCGCAAATGGTGAGCACTCCGCTCCTCCGATCAGGACGGTCGCCGGGACTGGGAACCCTGGGTTCAAAGGGGAAAAGGAGCCTGCCGTTTCGGCTGAGCTGAACCGCCCGTACGGGGTCGTGGTGGACAGCATCGGCACTGTCTACTTCTCCGACTCCGACAACCACCGGGTCCGAAGGATCACCTCTGACGGGAAGATCAGTACGTTCGCGGGGTCTGGGGCTGCGGGATTTGACGGGGATGGTGGGTCGGCGGTTTCGGCCCGTTTGAATTCGCCGCACGGGGTGGCGGTGGATGGTGCGGGCAACGTCTATGTCGCTGATGCCGACAACAACCGGGTCCGGAGGGTGACGGTTGACGGGAAGATCAGTACGTTCGCGGGGTCTGGGGCTGCGGGATTTGATGGGGATGGTGGGCCGGCGGTTTCGGCCCGTTTGAATTCGCCGCACGGGGTGGCGGTGGATGGTGCGGGCAACGTCTATGTCGCTGATGCCGACAACAACCGGGTCCGGAGGGTGACGGTTGACGGGAAGATCAGTACGTTCGCGGGGTCTGGGGCTGCGGGATTCGATGGGGATGGTGGGCCGGCGGTTTCGGCTCGTCTGAATTCGCCGCACGGGGTGGCGGTGGATGGTGCGGGCAACGTCTATGTCGCTGATGCCGACAACAACCGGGTCCGGAAGGTGACGGTTGACGGGAAGATCAGTACGTTCGCGGGGTCCGGGGCTGCGGGATTCGACGGGGACGGTGGGCCGGCGGTCTCGGCTCAACTGGACTGCCCCCTGGGGGTGGTGGTGGACAGCGCCGGCATTCTCTACGTGTCCGACCACAACAACCACCGGGTCCGGAAGGTGACGGCCGACGGGACTATCAGTACGGTCGCCGGAACAGGCGCCGACGGCTGCGGTGGTGACGGCGGTCCGGCCGCTTCGGCCGAGCTGAACTACCCGCTTGGGCTCGCTGTCGACTGCGTCGACGCCCTCTACATCGCCGACTACGTCAACAATCGGGTCCGGAAGGTCGCGTCGGCGAAAATGGCCGGGCTGCCCGAGTCGGGCACGGTGGTGTCCTGGGCCAACGTCCGCAGCAGACTGCGCATGGGGATCGTGCGTGAGTCCACCAAGGATGGGGCCGAGGTGCAGCAGTTGCTCGCCGCGTCCAGGGACCACCAGCGGTGGCGGCTGGTCGCTGCGGGCCAGGACGACGGAGATGTCCTGTACAGGATCGAGAACGTACGCAGCGGCAAGGTCCTGGAGATCGTCGGGGCGCAGGAGAGGTCCGGGGCGGTGGTCGCGCAGCGCGCCAGTGAAGGTGCTGACGCGCGCCACCAGCAGTGGCGGCTGATCCCGGTGGGCTCGGCGAGGGACGTTCCGCGGGTGTATGAGATCGCGAACCACAACAGCGGTCTGCTCCTGCGAGTCGATACCAACGCACGTGCGGTGATCAAGCAGGACGAGGCGCAGGGTGATCACCGGGCACGGCAGTGGCAGCTGCTGCCTCTGTGA
- a CDS encoding serine hydrolase domain-containing protein produces MPYTVPAVPADPCAPAPLRHAVQNRLDALAERHKVPGAQLVLDDGTETVSLHTGIADAATGAPFTADTAVALGSLTKPYTAALVLLLVDDGDLDLDEPVADHLPELRGLPEVSIRHLLSHTGGLPTGPDSDTSSATTGARYLTSLCTPAQALFPPGSDFSYSNAGYVAAGRLVEEITGMPWHEAVRVLLLDPLGTSAAFVGDSTATRPLAAGHAVNTATGRVRPVGQNLAPLEAPAGALMASAADLAALGNALIGRSQALPPSVAKEMLRPEDRARPGALADGWGLGIAHYRQGDDVWCGHDGNAQGTSCHLRVDPTSGMVVAFTGNAGGATALWRELSADLAELAGVRVPAGAVPAGERGRPVRLPECWGTYRNGGADYRVTEGPDGSPVLSIDGDLALPLVCYADLSYDLVDPGTGRREPGGRFHRDPATGRIERVQVSGRTARRTDDG; encoded by the coding sequence ATGCCCTACACCGTCCCCGCGGTCCCTGCCGACCCCTGCGCGCCGGCTCCGCTGCGCCACGCCGTGCAGAACAGGCTCGACGCCCTCGCCGAGAGGCACAAGGTGCCCGGCGCCCAACTGGTCCTCGACGACGGCACGGAGACCGTCTCGCTGCACACCGGTATCGCAGACGCGGCCACCGGCGCACCGTTCACGGCGGACACCGCCGTCGCCCTCGGCTCGCTCACCAAGCCCTACACGGCCGCTCTGGTGCTCCTCCTCGTCGACGACGGTGACCTCGACCTCGACGAGCCCGTCGCCGACCACCTGCCAGAACTGCGCGGCTTACCCGAGGTGTCGATACGGCACCTCCTCAGCCACACCGGGGGACTGCCCACCGGCCCCGACTCCGACACCTCATCCGCGACCACCGGGGCCCGGTACCTCACCTCGCTGTGCACCCCGGCCCAGGCACTGTTCCCGCCCGGTAGCGATTTCTCCTACTCCAACGCCGGTTACGTCGCCGCCGGGCGGCTGGTCGAGGAGATCACCGGCATGCCGTGGCACGAAGCCGTACGGGTGCTGCTCCTCGACCCCCTGGGCACATCGGCCGCGTTCGTCGGCGACAGCACCGCCACCCGCCCCCTGGCCGCCGGACACGCCGTCAACACCGCCACCGGGCGGGTGCGTCCCGTCGGGCAGAACCTGGCTCCGCTCGAGGCCCCGGCCGGGGCCCTCATGGCGAGCGCCGCCGACCTGGCCGCCTTGGGCAACGCCCTGATCGGCCGGTCCCAGGCGCTGCCGCCTTCGGTCGCCAAGGAAATGCTCCGCCCGGAGGACCGCGCCCGGCCCGGAGCTCTGGCCGACGGCTGGGGTCTGGGGATCGCCCACTACCGGCAGGGCGACGACGTGTGGTGCGGTCACGACGGCAACGCGCAGGGCACCTCCTGCCACCTCAGGGTCGACCCCACCAGCGGCATGGTCGTGGCCTTCACCGGCAACGCGGGCGGCGCCACCGCCCTGTGGCGCGAACTCTCCGCCGATCTGGCGGAGTTGGCGGGCGTACGTGTGCCCGCCGGGGCCGTCCCCGCAGGCGAGCGAGGGCGTCCGGTCCGGCTGCCCGAGTGCTGGGGCACGTACCGCAACGGCGGCGCCGACTACCGCGTCACCGAAGGGCCCGACGGTTCACCGGTGCTCTCGATCGACGGAGACCTCGCGCTGCCGCTGGTCTGCTACGCGGACCTGTCGTACGACCTGGTCGATCCCGGCACCGGGCGCCGAGAGCCCGGCGGACGCTTCCACCGCGACCCCGCCACCGGCCGGATCGAACGCGTCCAGGTGTCCGGACGCACGGCGCGCCGCACCGACGACGGCTGA
- a CDS encoding FG-GAP-like repeat-containing protein has protein sequence MPVPTEELKQQIVNAATGQPLGAKAVPGADGTLVVRDFPEGGPSPEQWQLTPVPAARGQDDQRYVIRNAVSGQVLDNSAADHGVRQRDAAAGNRGQQWHVVPVEGEAGLYFIEVATDGAVLDLDDPGTEDTRVVLREHDESAESQRWRFVTAEPERTSDAVLRWAPLSHWNGRRSWRLARSVALRPAPGATPCFSDMLLVLEQFGSGQDAGGWRSTGAVRSPSGQPAWWGGLGDRFLADTTGTGRADLVALKPAKGVVTASSRGDGTFDEERVLLSPVSSASPKDRWTLADMTGNGRPDAVMLCADGVRVSPQDEDGTFAPAGGEPVISAFGHGQQAGGWLADKHPCFLVDVTGSGRLDIVGFRDDGVWVSLQDEGGTFTPLADEPGLRAFGCDEKAGGWLADKHPRFLADLTGDGRVDILGCHDDGVWVSLQDEEGTFAEPLYLLDDFGVDQGWSTAAEHPRFLAGITDGGAVDIVGFGPQGVVVGRGRGDGTFEPPKLVLNDFGLAQGWTSEKHLRFLTDVTGDGNPDIIGFGDEGVWVSHNLGAGRFEQAQLVCRGFGYNDDAGAWRIDHHPRFLADITGDGRVDIIGFGGPGVYVARNLFRRFRTR, from the coding sequence ATGCCCGTGCCCACGGAAGAACTGAAGCAACAGATCGTCAACGCCGCCACGGGGCAGCCTCTCGGTGCCAAGGCCGTGCCGGGTGCGGACGGGACGCTTGTCGTCCGTGACTTTCCCGAAGGCGGGCCGAGCCCGGAGCAGTGGCAGCTCACCCCCGTACCGGCCGCGCGAGGACAGGACGACCAGCGGTATGTGATCCGCAACGCGGTCAGCGGCCAGGTGCTCGACAACTCCGCCGCGGACCACGGTGTCCGGCAGCGGGATGCCGCAGCCGGCAACAGGGGCCAGCAGTGGCACGTCGTCCCCGTGGAGGGCGAAGCGGGCCTCTACTTCATCGAAGTGGCGACCGACGGTGCCGTTCTAGACCTCGACGATCCCGGCACCGAGGACACCCGGGTCGTTCTGCGCGAGCACGACGAGAGCGCGGAAAGCCAGCGCTGGCGGTTTGTGACGGCCGAACCCGAGCGCACCAGCGACGCCGTGCTGCGCTGGGCGCCGCTGAGCCACTGGAACGGCCGCCGCTCATGGCGGCTGGCCCGCTCGGTCGCGTTGCGCCCGGCGCCCGGCGCGACGCCCTGCTTCAGCGACATGCTGCTGGTTCTCGAGCAGTTCGGAAGCGGCCAGGACGCCGGCGGGTGGAGGAGCACCGGAGCCGTACGTTCCCCCAGCGGGCAACCGGCCTGGTGGGGTGGGCTCGGTGACCGGTTCCTCGCCGACACCACGGGAACAGGCCGAGCGGACCTCGTCGCGCTCAAACCCGCGAAAGGGGTGGTGACAGCCTCCAGCCGGGGCGACGGCACGTTCGACGAGGAGCGCGTGCTGCTCTCGCCCGTGTCCTCCGCGAGCCCCAAGGATCGGTGGACCCTCGCGGACATGACCGGCAACGGCAGGCCCGACGCCGTCATGCTCTGCGCCGACGGTGTCCGGGTGTCCCCGCAGGACGAGGACGGGACGTTCGCACCCGCAGGCGGCGAGCCGGTCATCAGCGCGTTCGGACACGGCCAGCAGGCCGGTGGCTGGCTCGCCGACAAGCATCCTTGCTTCCTTGTCGACGTCACCGGCAGCGGCAGGCTCGACATCGTCGGCTTCCGGGACGACGGCGTGTGGGTATCCCTCCAGGACGAGGGCGGCACGTTCACGCCCCTCGCCGACGAACCAGGCCTCCGGGCGTTCGGCTGCGACGAGAAGGCGGGTGGCTGGCTTGCCGACAAGCACCCCCGCTTTCTCGCCGACCTCACCGGTGACGGCCGCGTCGACATCCTCGGCTGCCACGACGACGGCGTGTGGGTGTCACTCCAGGACGAGGAGGGTACGTTCGCCGAACCTCTGTACCTCCTCGACGACTTCGGCGTCGACCAGGGGTGGAGTACGGCTGCGGAACACCCGCGATTCCTGGCCGGCATCACCGATGGCGGAGCCGTGGACATCGTCGGATTCGGCCCGCAGGGCGTCGTCGTCGGACGGGGGCGCGGCGACGGTACGTTCGAGCCCCCCAAGCTCGTCCTGAACGACTTCGGGCTCGCCCAGGGGTGGACGAGCGAGAAGCACCTCCGATTCCTCACCGACGTCACCGGCGACGGCAACCCCGACATCATCGGCTTCGGCGACGAAGGGGTCTGGGTGTCGCACAACCTCGGCGCCGGCCGGTTCGAACAGGCCCAGCTGGTGTGCCGGGGCTTCGGTTACAACGACGACGCCGGCGCCTGGCGCATCGACCACCACCCCCGCTTCCTCGCCGACATCACCGGCGACGGACGCGTCGACATCATCGGTTTCGGCGGTCCCGGCGTGTATGTGGCCCGAAACCTCTTCCGCCGCTTCAGGACCCGGTAG
- a CDS encoding YihY/virulence factor BrkB family protein, with amino-acid sequence MLKAWGRDLRATGVAMWNDNVSDCAAALTYYAVLALVPALLVAVSVIGLAAPQATGRLIDELTSYAPAQSAGALREALREMTAAQSTVWLLVVTGSVSALWSATSYLAVFRRALHSMNRLPDCRPALRTAHTIVATALLLLALLLTGSAAIVISGPIDRRVAALLGVGGLGTWPVLRWPVMLCVVTVLVLVLFRTGPSEVRGVRRGLPGGVVAVVLWFVASAGFALYAGHFASYTRLYGSLAGVVVFLVWLWFSNLALLAGAQFNAVRRGVPDGVPRTDPEIPRARPNAPGGRAAQGKAIGADG; translated from the coding sequence CTGCTCAAGGCATGGGGCCGTGATCTGCGTGCGACCGGGGTGGCGATGTGGAACGACAACGTCTCCGACTGCGCGGCCGCGCTCACCTATTACGCGGTCCTTGCTCTCGTCCCCGCGCTTCTGGTCGCCGTCTCCGTCATAGGGCTGGCCGCCCCGCAGGCGACGGGCCGTTTGATCGATGAGCTCACCTCCTACGCGCCGGCCCAGTCGGCCGGCGCCCTGCGCGAGGCCTTGCGGGAGATGACGGCGGCGCAGTCCACGGTGTGGCTGCTGGTGGTCACGGGGTCGGTGAGTGCCCTGTGGTCGGCGACGAGTTATCTGGCGGTCTTCCGCCGGGCGCTGCATTCCATGAACCGTCTCCCGGATTGCCGTCCCGCGCTGCGTACCGCGCACACCATCGTGGCCACCGCGCTCCTTCTGCTCGCGCTGCTTCTGACGGGGTCGGCCGCGATCGTGATCTCGGGGCCGATCGACCGTCGGGTCGCGGCGCTGCTCGGGGTGGGGGGCCTGGGAACGTGGCCGGTGCTGCGCTGGCCGGTCATGCTGTGCGTGGTCACGGTCCTGGTGCTCGTGCTGTTCCGTACGGGGCCCTCCGAGGTGCGCGGCGTGCGCCGGGGCCTGCCGGGTGGTGTGGTCGCGGTGGTGCTCTGGTTCGTGGCGTCCGCGGGCTTCGCGCTCTACGCCGGGCACTTCGCCTCGTACACGCGGCTCTACGGCTCGCTCGCAGGCGTGGTGGTCTTCCTCGTCTGGCTCTGGTTCAGCAACTTGGCCCTGCTCGCCGGGGCCCAGTTCAACGCCGTACGGCGCGGCGTCCCGGATGGTGTGCCGCGGACGGACCCGGAGATCCCGCGGGCGCGGCCGAACGCGCCAGGGGGCCGGGCCGCCCAGGGGAAGGCCATTGGGGCCGACGGATGA
- a CDS encoding PDZ domain-containing protein, with protein MAACTVLALGASLLVGGMTHAATAAVTPGATMALRAPTPPSTVPDLDAPGPAKPVDFPPDQQVHDPGQVTIQAPQYTRITHVDPRCSGFVCPVTIAADGSSATIDFSIRVNWIWPFTVYLAASTDAPLAGGRFSGSFTFEGVTVPLDVNITPGTPGAFGGYVSNVPGGGGARVRFVDPDLNAAAAGFLVQDVITSVDGQPVTSPASLNAALASKRAGATVSVDIRRNNTSMSLQYTIDQ; from the coding sequence ATGGCGGCATGTACGGTGCTCGCGCTCGGGGCGAGTTTGCTGGTCGGAGGGATGACGCACGCGGCAACCGCTGCGGTCACGCCTGGCGCGACCATGGCGCTCCGAGCGCCGACTCCTCCGTCGACTGTCCCCGACCTTGACGCCCCCGGGCCGGCCAAGCCCGTGGATTTCCCACCGGACCAGCAGGTGCATGACCCGGGGCAGGTCACAATCCAGGCCCCGCAGTACACCCGCATCACCCACGTGGACCCCCGCTGCAGCGGCTTCGTCTGTCCTGTGACCATCGCCGCCGACGGCTCGTCCGCCACCATCGACTTCTCGATCCGGGTCAACTGGATCTGGCCGTTCACGGTCTACCTTGCCGCCAGCACTGACGCACCTCTGGCCGGTGGCCGGTTCAGTGGATCTTTCACCTTCGAAGGCGTGACGGTACCCCTGGACGTCAACATCACCCCGGGCACCCCGGGTGCCTTTGGCGGGTACGTCAGCAACGTCCCTGGGGGAGGGGGAGCCCGAGTCCGGTTCGTGGACCCCGACTTGAATGCCGCCGCTGCGGGGTTCCTGGTCCAGGACGTCATCACCTCCGTCGATGGACAGCCCGTCACGTCGCCCGCCTCCCTCAACGCCGCCCTCGCGAGCAAGCGAGCCGGGGCCACCGTGTCCGTGGACATCAGGCGTAACAACACCTCCATGAGCCTGCAATACACGATCGATCAGTGA
- a CDS encoding VOC family protein — protein MEPVVSAHRPRVEEFLAGRGAARMPHPGGTLLDHLRRVARLLADWDVEPEVQLAGLCHAAYGTDGFDASLLALTEREVLAELIGERAEALVYLYASCDRGAVYPRLGSGLPLLFRDRFTGREHTPPDADVRAAVTITAANELDVLAHNAELAERHGPGLYGLFARSRDLLPGVAWQACATRLGRYAPRPGIVISGLDHLVLTVADIERTIAFYQDVLGMRPVTFGEGRRALVFGNSKINLHEAGHELLPHAARPTPGSADLCLVTETSQEQVLAHLAAHGVPVEQGPVPRTGALGPFLSTYLRDPDGNLIEISTYA, from the coding sequence ATGGAGCCGGTCGTCTCAGCGCACCGGCCACGGGTCGAGGAGTTCCTGGCCGGCCGCGGCGCCGCGCGGATGCCCCACCCGGGCGGCACCCTCCTGGACCACCTGCGCCGCGTCGCCCGCCTGCTCGCCGACTGGGACGTCGAGCCGGAAGTCCAGCTCGCCGGACTGTGCCACGCCGCGTACGGGACGGACGGATTCGACGCCTCGCTCCTGGCCCTCACCGAGCGCGAGGTGCTTGCCGAACTGATCGGCGAGCGCGCTGAGGCCCTGGTGTACCTGTACGCGAGCTGCGATCGGGGCGCCGTCTACCCCCGCCTGGGCTCCGGGCTTCCGCTCCTCTTCCGTGACCGCTTCACGGGTCGTGAACACACGCCGCCCGACGCGGATGTACGCGCGGCCGTGACCATCACCGCCGCCAACGAGCTCGACGTCCTGGCCCACAACGCCGAGCTCGCGGAGCGCCACGGTCCGGGCCTGTACGGCCTGTTCGCCCGCTCACGCGACCTGCTGCCCGGCGTCGCATGGCAGGCCTGCGCCACGCGGCTGGGCCGGTACGCCCCCAGGCCCGGCATCGTGATCAGCGGCCTTGACCACCTGGTCCTGACGGTCGCCGACATCGAGCGGACGATCGCCTTCTACCAGGACGTCCTCGGCATGCGGCCCGTCACCTTCGGGGAGGGACGCCGTGCGCTGGTCTTCGGCAACAGCAAGATCAACCTGCATGAGGCCGGCCACGAACTCCTCCCCCACGCCGCCCGGCCGACCCCCGGCAGCGCCGATCTCTGCCTGGTCACCGAGACCTCGCAGGAACAGGTGCTGGCTCATTTGGCCGCACACGGAGTCCCCGTGGAGCAGGGGCCGGTGCCACGCACAGGTGCCCTGGGGCCGTTCCTGAGCACCTATCTGCGCGATCCGGACGGCAATTTGATCGAGATCTCCACCTACGCCTGA
- a CDS encoding Cmx/CmrA family chloramphenicol efflux MFS transporter: protein MPVFIHVLGLAVFAQGTSEFMLSGLVPGIARDMSVSVGAAASLTSAYAIGMIVGAPVMAALSARWPRRRALAGFLAAFVGVHVIGAVTTDFAVLFATRIVAAIVNAGFLAVAMSVATALAAPAGRARATSILMSGVTLSCVVGVPAGALLGEWAGWRSAFWSVAALCLPALLLVFRSAPVDAGDRPDVSVRQEARTLTSRSVQSALVLAAVVNAATFATFAYLAVVATDVTHLSTGTVPGLLAAFGAGAFAGVNAVGRATAGRLGQGVAIALWSLPVGWTLLALTSTRPVPLFLATVIQGGLSFGIGSALVNRVLHLASAAPSLNGSFATVALNAGAFLGPLLAGAVTGTTGDFRDAVWTSAALAAIAVAVAVASPLSAARRERGVVR from the coding sequence ATGCCTGTGTTCATCCATGTCCTTGGCCTCGCTGTCTTCGCACAAGGAACCTCCGAGTTCATGCTGTCCGGTCTCGTACCGGGAATTGCCCGTGATATGTCCGTGTCGGTGGGAGCCGCCGCGAGCCTGACGTCCGCGTATGCCATCGGCATGATCGTCGGTGCGCCGGTGATGGCCGCGTTGAGCGCGCGTTGGCCACGCCGTCGAGCGCTGGCAGGCTTCCTGGCCGCGTTCGTCGGCGTGCACGTCATCGGCGCGGTCACGACGGACTTCGCCGTGTTGTTCGCGACCCGTATCGTCGCCGCGATTGTCAACGCCGGTTTCCTGGCGGTGGCGATGAGTGTCGCGACCGCCCTCGCGGCCCCGGCGGGGCGAGCCAGGGCCACCTCCATCCTGATGTCCGGTGTCACGCTGTCGTGTGTCGTCGGCGTGCCTGCGGGCGCACTGCTCGGAGAGTGGGCCGGCTGGCGCTCGGCATTCTGGTCGGTCGCCGCCCTGTGTCTGCCCGCGCTGCTGCTCGTGTTCCGCTCGGCGCCCGTCGACGCGGGCGACCGGCCCGACGTCTCGGTCAGGCAGGAAGCCCGTACGCTCACGTCGCGCTCGGTGCAGTCGGCGTTGGTGCTCGCGGCCGTGGTCAACGCGGCGACCTTCGCCACGTTCGCCTACCTGGCCGTTGTCGCCACGGATGTCACCCACCTGTCCACGGGTACGGTCCCCGGGCTGCTCGCCGCGTTCGGAGCGGGCGCCTTCGCCGGGGTGAACGCGGTGGGACGTGCGACCGCCGGCCGACTCGGGCAAGGTGTGGCCATCGCGCTGTGGTCGCTGCCTGTCGGGTGGACGCTGCTGGCCCTGACCAGCACCCGTCCTGTTCCCCTGTTCCTGGCGACGGTCATCCAGGGAGGGCTGTCCTTCGGCATCGGATCGGCGCTCGTCAACCGCGTCCTGCACCTCGCGTCCGCTGCCCCGTCCCTGAACGGGTCGTTCGCGACTGTCGCGCTGAACGCCGGCGCGTTCCTGGGACCGCTGCTCGCCGGCGCCGTCACGGGTACGACGGGTGACTTCCGGGACGCGGTGTGGACCAGTGCTGCCCTCGCGGCCATCGCGGTCGCGGTCGCCGTTGCCTCGCCCCTGAGCGCGGCCCGCCGGGAACGTGGGGTCGTGCGCTGA
- a CDS encoding cytochrome P450 codes for MVSTDRKTSDTFLLDELPRRWSALRAAGPVRHDDRQGVWQVVDHEMISAVLADPATYSSDLSSLAPTQEDFATFTQGNFVGMDPPEHRKLRALVSQAFTPRVVQGLAPRIEAVCERLLGSVGDQDRFDLVDTLTYPLPIIVIAELLGIPAEEHRTFQDWASVLFGGDQLGEAPDMADLERALAAIAPTVREMNSYMLDHIRGCRAAPGDDLTSRLIGAEVDGVRLTDQEMVGFVALLLVAGHVTTTALLGNAVVTFDRHPDADAALRKDPDLIPPAVEEVLRWLPPFPELGRRVTRPVVLGGHELPADSMVMAHLGAANRDPARFERPDTFLADRHPNPHLTFGHGIHFCFGAPLARLEAKIALRMLHERFRVLAIPSYDDIVAQNPAVIVGIRHLPVEVTRT; via the coding sequence ATGGTGTCCACCGACCGCAAGACGAGCGATACCTTTCTGCTGGACGAGTTACCCCGGCGCTGGAGCGCCCTGCGCGCAGCAGGCCCGGTGCGGCACGACGACCGGCAGGGTGTCTGGCAGGTCGTGGACCACGAGATGATCTCCGCCGTGCTTGCCGACCCGGCGACCTACTCCTCGGACCTATCCTCCCTCGCCCCTACGCAGGAGGACTTCGCGACCTTCACCCAGGGCAACTTCGTCGGCATGGACCCGCCGGAGCACCGCAAGTTGCGCGCACTGGTCAGTCAGGCCTTCACGCCTCGCGTCGTCCAAGGACTCGCGCCGCGCATCGAGGCGGTGTGCGAGCGGCTGCTGGGGTCCGTCGGTGACCAGGACCGCTTCGACCTCGTCGACACCCTGACCTATCCGCTGCCCATCATCGTCATCGCGGAACTCCTGGGGATCCCGGCCGAGGAGCACCGCACCTTCCAGGACTGGGCGAGCGTTCTGTTCGGCGGAGACCAGCTCGGCGAGGCACCCGACATGGCCGACCTGGAGCGGGCGCTGGCCGCCATCGCTCCGACGGTCCGGGAGATGAACAGCTACATGCTGGACCACATACGCGGCTGCCGCGCCGCCCCGGGTGACGATCTGACCAGCCGACTCATCGGCGCCGAAGTGGACGGTGTCCGGCTCACCGACCAGGAGATGGTGGGCTTCGTGGCGCTGCTGCTCGTGGCGGGACACGTCACGACCACCGCCCTGCTCGGCAACGCCGTCGTCACCTTCGACCGCCACCCCGACGCGGACGCCGCACTGCGCAAGGACCCCGACCTGATCCCCCCTGCCGTCGAGGAGGTGCTGCGCTGGCTGCCCCCCTTCCCCGAGCTGGGGCGCCGCGTCACCCGTCCCGTGGTCCTTGGCGGCCACGAACTGCCCGCCGACAGCATGGTGATGGCCCATCTCGGCGCCGCCAACCGCGACCCCGCGCGGTTCGAGCGGCCCGACACGTTCCTGGCGGACCGCCACCCCAACCCGCACCTGACGTTCGGGCACGGCATCCACTTCTGTTTCGGCGCCCCCCTGGCCCGGCTGGAGGCCAAGATCGCGCTGCGCATGCTGCATGAACGATTCCGCGTTCTGGCGATCCCGTCATACGACGACATCGTCGCGCAGAATCCGGCCGTCATCGTCGGCATCCGCCATCTGCCCGTCGAAGTGACCAGGACCTAG